The Thiorhodovibrio litoralis genome includes a window with the following:
- the hemN gene encoding oxygen-independent coproporphyrinogen III oxidase — translation MLDQTQTSQAQMADQRTVFDLDLIKRYDQSGPRYTSYPTAVEFHDGFNEAAYRATCERSNSSKRPLSLYFHIPFCDTLCFYCACNKVATKDRSLAQPYLERMYREMEMQSALFDDDRVVEQLHWGGGTPTFISQQQMRELMDQTRKNFRLLDDDSGEYSIEIDPREAGGDTVKLLRELGFNRMSLGVQDFDTKVQKAVNRIQTEAETMAVLEAARKVGFGSISIDLIYGLPFQDPDEFSKTLDKVIDAAPERVSVFNYAHLPSRFSPQRRIKDDDLPPPQVKLDILQMTIERLTDAGWLYIGMDHFARPDDELALAQRNGTLYRNFQGYSTHADADLIGLGVTSIGKVANTYGQNQREMEAYNADIDAGRLAVFRGIELNRDDELRRDVITRLICNFKLDYAEVERVWDIQFSDYFATGLSKLKNMEADGLLETDAGGIRVLPKGRLLIRNICMAFDAYLEAKQGPVGFSKVI, via the coding sequence ATGCTTGACCAAACGCAGACCTCCCAAGCGCAGATGGCCGATCAGCGCACCGTTTTCGACCTCGACCTGATCAAGCGCTACGACCAGAGCGGCCCGCGCTATACCTCCTACCCCACCGCGGTCGAATTCCACGATGGCTTCAACGAGGCCGCCTACCGCGCCACCTGCGAACGCAGCAACTCGAGCAAGCGTCCGCTGTCGCTGTATTTTCACATCCCTTTCTGCGACACCCTGTGCTTCTACTGCGCCTGCAACAAGGTCGCCACCAAAGATCGCAGCCTCGCCCAGCCTTACCTCGAGCGCATGTACCGCGAGATGGAGATGCAGAGCGCGCTCTTTGATGATGACCGCGTGGTCGAGCAACTCCACTGGGGCGGCGGCACCCCGACCTTCATCAGCCAGCAGCAGATGCGTGAGCTGATGGATCAGACGCGCAAGAATTTCCGCCTGCTTGATGATGACAGCGGTGAGTATTCCATTGAGATCGACCCGCGCGAGGCCGGAGGCGACACCGTCAAGCTGCTGCGTGAGCTGGGCTTTAACCGCATGAGCCTCGGCGTGCAGGATTTTGACACCAAGGTGCAGAAAGCCGTCAACCGCATTCAGACCGAGGCTGAAACCATGGCAGTGCTTGAGGCCGCGCGCAAGGTTGGCTTTGGCTCTATCAGCATCGATCTCATCTACGGCCTGCCCTTCCAGGACCCGGATGAATTCAGCAAGACACTCGATAAGGTCATCGATGCCGCGCCCGAGCGGGTGTCGGTATTCAACTACGCCCACCTGCCATCACGCTTCAGCCCGCAGCGACGCATCAAGGATGATGATCTGCCGCCGCCTCAGGTCAAACTCGACATCTTGCAAATGACCATCGAGCGCCTGACCGACGCCGGTTGGCTCTACATCGGCATGGACCATTTCGCCCGTCCGGACGATGAGCTGGCGCTGGCGCAGCGCAATGGCACCCTCTATCGCAACTTCCAGGGCTACTCCACCCATGCCGACGCCGACCTGATTGGCCTGGGTGTCACCTCCATCGGCAAGGTGGCCAACACCTATGGCCAGAACCAGCGCGAGATGGAAGCCTACAACGCCGACATCGACGCCGGCCGCCTAGCCGTCTTCCGCGGCATTGAGCTCAATCGCGACGACGAACTGCGCCGCGATGTCATCACCCGCCTCATCTGCAACTTCAAGCTCGACTACGCCGAGGTCGAGCGCGTGTGGGACATTCAGTTTAGCGACTACTTCGCTACAGGCCTGAGCAAACTGAAGAACATGGAAGCCGATGGCCTGCTCGAAACTGACGCTGGTGGCATCCGCGTCCTGCCCAAAGGCCGACTACTCATCCGCAACATCTGCATGGCCTTCGACGCCTACCTCGAGGCCAAGCAAGGGCCGGTTGGCTTCTCGAAAGTGATCTGA
- a CDS encoding FG-GAP-like repeat-containing protein — protein sequence MAAFSTRYTSTKHTTTALCGLFCLSSSIVFAATYNLAWDPVDDSRVAGYRVHYGNASGTYTEVIDVGKTTQHSIGGLAGNQPFYFIVTAYDGQGNESPASNEVQAQPQTQSQVRPTRSDQIRSPAGAVGNSRQANSRKASGRSLADGSDPSTDLSPATAEAPVIPKLLTGFGPYPQDGGWTSVLSPDWLEENRVLLDWPEYNALSGETRPATGDIDGDGRDELVIGLGPVQGVPGVPGGIFQVFDDDLTPLAWGKIDWVDYNSQNGETLPAVGDIDGDGRAEIIVGLGAGGGGMMQVFSYQEDDQGNGTLVSSGWTEVGWPEYAQMNGETRPALGDIDGDSVSELIIGLGTTANIANSNGGGNFVIKDGITGMTPSEPGQPSALLGSDDQFFSLSWLDYAGVNGETWPATGDLDQDGRDDVILGLGEGADGTMELFHSEPDGYLLPFGFAELSGQEYGGSSGAVRPSAEDLNGDGIVEVIASRGVANEARVELFDNVGSVLVHKDSLLVRDFGEFTADVTIWPAVKK from the coding sequence ATGGCGGCATTTAGCACAAGATATACTAGCACAAAGCATACCACAACTGCTTTGTGCGGGTTGTTCTGTTTATCGAGTTCGATCGTTTTTGCAGCCACATACAACCTTGCATGGGACCCGGTTGATGACAGCCGAGTGGCAGGGTATCGCGTCCACTACGGAAATGCCTCCGGCACTTACACCGAGGTCATCGACGTCGGCAAAACCACCCAACATAGTATTGGTGGCCTCGCTGGCAACCAGCCCTTCTACTTTATTGTGACTGCTTACGACGGCCAAGGAAATGAGTCGCCCGCATCGAACGAGGTCCAGGCCCAACCTCAAACCCAATCTCAGGTTCGACCCACGAGATCAGACCAAATTCGCTCCCCTGCCGGTGCTGTCGGTAATTCCAGACAGGCAAACAGCAGAAAGGCTAGCGGACGCAGCCTCGCCGATGGTAGCGACCCGAGCACAGACCTCTCGCCAGCCACCGCCGAAGCCCCGGTGATTCCAAAATTGCTCACCGGGTTCGGTCCCTACCCGCAAGATGGTGGATGGACATCGGTCTTGAGTCCTGATTGGCTCGAAGAAAACCGCGTCCTGTTGGATTGGCCAGAATACAACGCGCTGAGCGGCGAAACTCGCCCGGCAACGGGTGACATCGACGGTGATGGCCGCGACGAGCTGGTCATTGGGCTAGGACCTGTTCAAGGCGTTCCCGGTGTTCCGGGCGGTATTTTTCAGGTTTTCGATGACGACCTCACGCCCTTGGCATGGGGAAAAATCGACTGGGTCGACTACAACAGCCAAAACGGTGAGACCCTTCCTGCGGTCGGGGACATCGACGGTGATGGCCGCGCCGAGATTATCGTCGGGCTCGGTGCCGGCGGTGGCGGTATGATGCAAGTCTTCTCCTACCAGGAGGACGACCAGGGTAATGGTACCCTTGTGAGTTCCGGCTGGACGGAAGTTGGCTGGCCAGAGTACGCACAGATGAACGGCGAAACACGGCCAGCGCTCGGTGATATCGACGGCGACAGTGTTTCAGAATTGATTATCGGCCTTGGCACGACTGCGAACATTGCCAATAGCAACGGTGGCGGGAATTTTGTCATTAAAGATGGCATCACCGGAATGACTCCCTCCGAACCCGGGCAGCCAAGCGCCTTGTTAGGCAGTGACGACCAGTTTTTTTCCTTGAGCTGGCTTGATTATGCCGGCGTTAACGGGGAAACCTGGCCAGCAACCGGGGATCTCGACCAGGACGGACGCGACGACGTCATTCTTGGCCTCGGTGAGGGTGCTGACGGCACCATGGAACTCTTCCACTCGGAGCCGGATGGCTATTTGCTGCCCTTTGGTTTTGCGGAGCTTTCGGGTCAAGAATACGGTGGCAGCTCAGGTGCTGTCCGGCCATCTGCAGAAGATTTGAATGGCGACGGCATAGTTGAGGTCATCGCCAGTCGCGGTGTCGCAAATGAAGCGCGCGTTGAACTCTTCGACAATGTAGGCTCCGTCCTTGTCCACAAAGACAGCCTGCTTGTGAGAGACTTTGGCGAGTTCACCGCCGATGTGACGATCTGGCCTGCTGTCAAGAAATAA
- a CDS encoding P-loop NTPase family protein yields the protein MKELEDRRKVLEQAAESRRIFLAVDNALGRQPTASLLVTSACRDEGKTLTTATLAASAALLGRGSVLAVDCNWFRPALHGYFGLGIGETIDRYTTASVAELARPTGIENCDMITAPADHGRQEPHSVSGWYKIATRLIEEAKQSYQFIIIDASSVIPTNRQMMDPVILGAIADGVVLVVQAGVSLRQNVRRSQKILEGAGVNILGVVNNQLRPQKTR from the coding sequence ATGAAGGAGCTGGAGGACCGCCGCAAAGTCCTTGAGCAAGCCGCTGAATCAAGGCGAATTTTCCTCGCTGTTGACAATGCCCTCGGGCGCCAGCCGACGGCCTCGCTGCTGGTCACGAGCGCATGTCGCGATGAGGGGAAAACCTTGACGACCGCCACCCTTGCTGCGTCGGCGGCGCTACTGGGGAGAGGCTCTGTTCTGGCGGTTGATTGCAACTGGTTCCGCCCCGCCCTGCATGGGTACTTCGGACTCGGTATCGGGGAAACGATTGACCGCTACACAACGGCCAGCGTGGCGGAACTTGCACGCCCCACCGGCATCGAAAACTGCGACATGATCACAGCGCCTGCCGATCACGGCCGCCAAGAGCCGCATTCGGTCAGCGGTTGGTACAAAATCGCCACTCGCTTGATCGAGGAGGCCAAGCAGTCTTACCAATTTATCATCATTGATGCGTCATCGGTCATACCGACCAATCGCCAGATGATGGACCCGGTCATCCTCGGCGCAATCGCCGATGGCGTGGTTCTCGTTGTACAAGCAGGCGTTTCCCTAAGGCAAAATGTCCGGAGATCCCAAAAAATACTGGAGGGTGCCGGCGTGAATATCCTCGGCGTTGTGAATAACCAACTCCGCCCCCAGAAAACCCGCTAG
- a CDS encoding polysaccharide biosynthesis/export family protein produces MQRQQFCSRGTWATWLKVGLCGMAVLSVSLAAMANDVAEPQGAPEATTAESVGYGLQPGDIILISIWGEEGLDRPVLVGPDGRISFPLVGNLQAGGRTVEELTGIIAKRVSRYVPNPLVTVSLQDIPGNRIYILGRVNKPGDFVIGRDVQVMQALAMAGGLTAFADRKSINVLRTVDGKQLQIPFNYKEVERGKNLQQNIPLQAGDVIVVP; encoded by the coding sequence ATGCAGCGGCAGCAGTTCTGTTCACGAGGGACATGGGCGACTTGGCTCAAGGTGGGGCTGTGCGGGATGGCCGTCCTCTCGGTTTCCTTGGCCGCGATGGCCAACGATGTGGCCGAGCCGCAAGGAGCCCCAGAAGCAACGACGGCCGAGTCCGTAGGTTACGGTCTGCAGCCGGGTGACATTATCCTCATCTCAATCTGGGGCGAGGAAGGGCTGGATCGGCCGGTACTGGTTGGCCCGGATGGGCGGATTTCCTTTCCGCTGGTCGGAAACCTCCAGGCTGGTGGGCGCACTGTCGAGGAGCTCACCGGCATTATCGCCAAGCGTGTCTCCCGATATGTGCCAAACCCGTTGGTGACCGTCAGTCTGCAAGACATCCCTGGTAACCGCATTTATATCCTCGGGCGGGTCAATAAGCCGGGCGATTTCGTCATCGGCCGCGACGTGCAGGTGATGCAGGCGTTGGCGATGGCTGGTGGCTTGACCGCATTTGCTGATCGAAAATCTATTAACGTGCTGCGCACCGTGGACGGCAAGCAGTTGCAGATTCCGTTCAACTACAAGGAAGTCGAACGCGGCAAGAACCTCCAGCAAAATATTCCACTTCAGGCTGGCGACGTCATCGTCGTGCCCTAG